In one Candidatus Eisenbacteria bacterium genomic region, the following are encoded:
- a CDS encoding superoxide dismutase, translating into MSKHGIKPLPYANDALKGIGAKTIEIHHDKLYAGYVNKRNEIEESLAKVDRGKANQIYSEMRGLKHEETFAANGQILHEIYFSIMGGDGQAKGEVVDKIKEDFRTFAAWEEDFKASAMCARGWVVLAYDPTDGRLHNFIGDSQNQGGVWGTFPILNCDTYEHSYFIDYGSDRKAYVEAFMRNVNWTEVNRRYTAATQMAMARK; encoded by the coding sequence ATGTCGAAGCACGGAATCAAGCCCCTCCCCTACGCGAACGACGCGCTGAAGGGAATCGGGGCAAAGACCATCGAGATTCACCACGACAAGCTCTACGCCGGATACGTCAACAAGCGGAACGAGATCGAGGAATCCCTGGCCAAGGTGGACCGCGGCAAGGCGAATCAGATCTACAGCGAGATGCGTGGGCTGAAGCACGAGGAGACCTTCGCCGCGAACGGCCAGATACTCCACGAGATCTACTTCTCGATCATGGGCGGAGACGGGCAGGCGAAGGGCGAGGTCGTCGACAAGATCAAGGAAGACTTCCGCACGTTCGCCGCGTGGGAGGAGGACTTCAAGGCCTCCGCCATGTGCGCCCGCGGCTGGGTCGTGCTCGCCTACGATCCCACCGACGGCCGGCTCCACAACTTCATCGGCGACTCCCAGAATCAGGGCGGCGTCTGGGGCACGTTCCCGATCCTGAATTGCGACACGTACGAGCACTCCTATTTCATTGACTACGGCAGTGACCGCAAAGCCTACGTCGAGGCGTTCATGCGGAACGTGAATTGGACCGAGGTGAACCGCCGCTACACCGCGGCGACGCAGATGGCGATGGCCAGGAAGTAG